One Arvicanthis niloticus isolate mArvNil1 chromosome X, mArvNil1.pat.X, whole genome shotgun sequence genomic window, CAAGCTACAATTACTTACTGACAGAAAAGGACACAAATTACAGAACAAACTCACGTAAACCCAATACACCAGAACTTCTAAATGAACAAcgtatgacaaaaaaaaaacaaaccataaaagaGAAACAGGCATGTTTAGCATTATGTTGTCCCTtcagaaaatttattttgaggCATCATAAGAATGTGGGGAATCATATGGTATAGGGGCGGCTTGGTTTTCCCACTAATATTTCCACTTGAAGCACATTATTTgcctttttgtgtgttttctcttagAAAAAGAATATATGTGTCCATATGGAAGAACATGGTAATTTTGagttaaagcttttaaaaatcaacacCACTGTATAAGATTACGTACCAGGTGTGCCCCTGTATTCAACAAAGAAACCCCTTTTACCTCATCCTTTTGTTGGGCCAGGGCTGTGCCTTAGAGTGATGTTTAGGTTGTGGTGGAGTGGAAGATAAAAGCAGACATTTGCCTGTATTTGAACATAAATTCTGGGAAACAGTGGCTTGGAAAACTGCCTGCCATGATAGAACATTCAAAACTGGCACTCCGTGGGGAGCAAAAGAAGTCACGGAGCCCTCAGCCTCTCTCTCCTACCCCCTGCGAGCCCCTTCTCTGAACCAATAGTCTGCAGCTCCGCCCACTCCTCCTTCCCTGTGAAATCCTATAAATCTGTTACCAGGAGGGCTTTGATCTATGGGAAGAGCGAGACAGCTCTGGAGCTTGTGCTCTTTCTTCAGTCCTTGATTGGCTCGCTTGAGCTAACTCTCCGTGAGCCACACGTGCAGCCGCTGCATTCCTTAGCTGGAAGATTTCGGAAGAATACCAAGAAGTGCAGCTTTAGAAGCAAGCTGAAGATCCAAGTCAAATCCTGGACACTCAGTGGAAGAGAGAGCTGTATTTGGACTGTACTAAAGCCTggcagagtagagaagaagaTTTCTGCAAGGTTAAATGATGCCTAcctaggagaggaacaggagtaGGAAAAGAAGATGGAGTTGTGTGAtgtgcaggcagcaggagactgactGAAAGTAATTACTTCAAGGCCATTGTAGGATGAAAGCCAAGTTAGATTATCTTATCCAAAGGGCTGCCTTTTAGGTCTGGAATTCATTGTTCGCCCTCCGTTGTGCTTTTTTGAGGTTATCCCACTGTTGGTTGAGGGGCTCTTGAAATCTAAAGGCATTTTGGGCCTGTAGGAGTCTGATCAATCGCCGTCAGAGGTCGACTAAGGATGTGACATTGAAAATTAGCAAAAGGGAGGAATAGTTGGTAATGTTTCTAGAGTACTTGGCTGCTCTTCGAGTGTGGAATAGATTATATAGGcccctttaaagaggaaatgctGAGTCAAATGAAGATCCTGGATGCTTTATGGTTAAGGGAACTTGGATAAAGGTGTCAGAATATAAGGAATCTTTCAAAATTGTCTAGGAGCAAATTTTAGCTGTAGGAGAGATGCAAGAACATACTCTTTGGCTACTTAGATAAATTTGGTGTGCAATTttataaacagaatttctcctgcTCCTACATTTAGTGAATTGACCCTGTGCAGAAAACAGCAGTGTTTTTAGATTGGTCACAAAAGGAATCTCTGGATGCGGCAAAGATGACCTTGCTTCTACCCTGATTTGGATAAACacctttttaaagtaaatattcatATCTAAATGGAAATGTTTTTAATATCTCCTGGTAAAAGTTAGGGTGAGGAAAATTATGAGGTGTTCCTATcctgaaatttttcattttattaaaagccAGAGGTAACTGGGAGGGGAGTTCTATCACAAAAAGCTCATATAAAGATGGAGGGTTGGGCTTTCCTCGAGTCTCTAAAGGAAATCAAGTATATTTGAGAAAGATTTAAGAAAAtctttattggggggggggggagatatttAGTGATTTTGACAGATGAAGTTACTCCTGAGCTCTTTGGTaggaaataatgttttaaaaggaaagcAAAGTGGGATTTTTACACTACCAGAAAGACTGAGATTTATAGAAATCTGGAAAGTGTGCATATTACCGAGTGAAAATCAAATGTGAAAAGATTAAGGGCACCTCTGTTCTACGCTGAGAGACTCAGTGAGTCATTGCATCTAAGAGTTCTCTGTTTATATATTCCTTTGAGAAAATTCGGAGGAGAGATTATAGAGGAAATGAGGAATCCAACCTGTGAATTAAAAGTTCAATGTGACACTATTTTCTCTACGTGaaaacacacaccagagagagagagagagagagagagagagagagagagagagagagagatgagccCAGAATGAGGgcagaaaaataatttctagaaataaaaaagcCGAACCACAAGTGGTTCAAATAGACTCTTGGGAATTTTATGCCAGGAAactcctgtttctgtcttctcatcttccttgtattttctcctctgctttccttctcCTACGGGGAGAAAAATGGATCCGTGGAAAATATTCACCACTCTGGTTTTGCAAAAGCTCATGCATAGTTCTTATATCACATATATTGTTTGATACCACCATAAGTAAGTACACTCTAAGACAGCTTTTTAAAGATGCCTTTTCCCTGTTTATTTTTCCCCTTTCACCTGCTGCCTTCCGCCTTCAGATTCCAAGCCTATGCGGTTTTGAAGGCTCTTACCGTGATGTTTGCTTGGTTATGGCTccatacaggtttttttttttctttgttttatttctttatttttttatttttatatttttaaatctgacTACCAAGTTACCTTGGGGAGGTGGGTAGCAGGAAATTCGGGATGAAAGAATTTGAGCAGAGAGGTGTATGCTGATTACATTATGGTTGATGAACTGAAATGGGAGGATTTAAATGAACGAGGTTTAAATAAAAAGGAGTAATGTACCCCATCCGCAGCAACCAACCCCCAAATTCAGATGCACCATCTGGTCTAGCCCCCAAAGTCTCCGTGTCTTAATAGGGAAGACTAGAGCCTCAGTTACACAGTGGGAGTGTGGGAAAAAATTAACTAGCTCTGATTTACTGCAGAGGCCACCTGTGCCCCCCCCCAGTCCCCCACCCCGTGTGTTGCGGGCCCAGACAGCATCTCGTGGTACAGGCAAAGTCTCGCGCAAGGCTCTGCCAGCCCTCGCGGGGCCCCGCCCCCTGTTGCTGAGGGTCACTGCCCAGTCCCACTGACGCGGGGGAGTGCGCACGACTCTGCCTGCGGCAGTTGGCTGTGGTGCGCAGAGCCAGAGACACCTCAGGCTCTGAAGCGGGCACGGACCTGGACGGACAGGCGGCTAGACCGCTAGTCCGCTAGTCCGTCTTCATCTCTCCTCTGCCTGACAAGCAGACTGAGGCTGGTAGATTCCATCCAGTCTCCGGATTTTAAGGTAAGTCTCTCGACATTTACAGGGAAGGCTGGAGATATGTGGGGGGTGAGCTGTTGTCCCTGCGACTGACAACAGGTAAACAGAGAAATGGGTAGATCAAGTCAGATTCCCCATGAAATAAAAAGGTTTGGGGACATGGCACCCCGAAGTCCATCAGGTGCCCACACCCCCGGGGTCCTcatcctgtattttttttcaggATGCATTTCTTCCACAGGTTATCTGCAAGTGCAAAATTCCAAATTCTTAAGAGTTCTGGGTGAGTCCCTAGAAATTCCCTCCTATTTTGTCTGTTCCTATCATCAGGGATCCTGGCACTCCTGAAAAGTGAGGATATCTGCTCCAAAGCCTGTTTGAAAGCGCTTCTTTCTATTTACTACATCCCATCCCATTCTCGTGCTTCTGGGTGTTTTAGCCCCGACACTGTCACACTTCTACAATGAGAAGacgctgttgttgttgttgttgttgttattgttgatgttgttactgtggtggtgctggaggaggaggaggaggaggagggatgatggtagtggtgattTCTTGCGCGTCAAAGTACACACAAACTGTAAGCTTGACCTCACGACTTGGAAAAGCCAGCTACCAGTTTTAGAGATGCAGGGTAGCATTCCTTTCCCAGACCCCTCACCCTCCTCCCTATCTCGCTTTCCAAGGAGAAGGTGGGCTGCAAAGGGCTGGAGTCAGGGCTACGTCTCCTCCCATAAAACCCTTCCCCACTGGAATAATTTGCTTCATAACTGGGGAGGGGGCCCCAGCCTGGGATTGAGAGGAATCAGTGTTCGTCATCCTTTCTACCAGCAAGACAGTAAAGAACAAATCTCTGTAATTAGAACTCTAGGATCTCAGTCTCCAGGGTGTTGCTGGAGGTTGAGGGGTGGTCACCAATAGCAACCACCCTCGCGAGGCTGAGGTCTCAAGATGACGTTGTTCCTTAAAGCACCGCCCTTCAGAAATTTGGGGAAGGGGCTATGAATGAAATTACATATTCCTCTCCACTGCCCCCTTCTGACCGTTTGACTAAAGAGAAGTCTTGCTGGAAAGAAGTAGTTTCGAGTTTTAAATCCCTTCCCCACTTGATGGTTTAGAAAATTCCAGAAGCGGCTTGGagctccctcccccgcccctcaTATTCGCTTGCAACAAAGGGAGGGCAGAAGCTCAAACCTTAAGGCTCAAAAACCTGGCATATTTAGATGCTGTACTGGGGCACCCTTTGCTCAGAGCCAGACGCCACAGCCTGACTGCCCCCATTAGAAGAGAAATTCAGTAACTATACGTGGCCAAAAGGGAGCCCAAACATTTAGCATAAGGATTCTCCTTGTTTTCCCCATAACACGAACATTTTTGAGACGGGCTAACACTATATATCTCCACTTGGAACTGGTTATtacagcccaggctgtcctcaaacttgtgatccttttGCTTTAGCATTACCAGTTCTGGAATAACAAGTGGGGGGGGGCACTCTGATTAAAATATTTGTGATGtaattgtggaatgtttagtaTGGAACCCAGTTTTTCAGGCATCCTACGTGTCACTCAGCTACATCCAGAATTTTCCATAGtagattttgtgggtggaggaGCCAGAAAGaggtgggaagaagagagaaaaacaaggaaaatctGTGACTCCTCCTCAGTATAACCAATGCCACAAACAGCACTACATTATTTATTCTACACAAACATGTACCAGACACATTGAACAAAACATACCATACAAGTGCATGTACAGAAGAGAAACTTATCACATAATTACATAGCATGCAAACACATCACCTAACACACACCCAGGTCTTGTTTAGAAAATGCACACAATACAAGTCTGGGCCATGGCAATATAATCATGCTACATATGAGTTTACATAAGCAACAGaacataattttctaaattaaagcAGTCAtgcaaaacatatatacacaaatgtccATGCACAATTCCCATGGACATGAACtaacaacaaaaccacacacacacacacacacacacaggagaaatgtcattttcttccttctaacCAGAATTTATTTGcttaaaaacaacaatgaaaatcaTAAAGAAGTTGTTTGAATAGTATACATGTTCATTCATGCATAGTAATTTAATTTTCTGCACCAGCTTATGAAGCATATAGCATCTCCTTTAAATAGAGaaaccaaggaaaaaaataacttttaggtATGTAGTTTTTGGTTGACACAATGATTATGCATATTTGTGGTATACACTATTACATTTTGACAAATGTATGCAGTGCAAAAGTATTGGATTGTGTGATATTGGTATAAATTTCATCTCACAAATTTACCATTTATTTCTGTTGAAAACATTTTGagggtctttttaaaatttagaaatatgcaattaaatttttttcagtcaTAGTTATTTGCACAGTCATACTGCTATTGAGTGACAGGGGTAgtatggaaatgaaaacaaaagtctTGCTTTTAAGTTTACAGTTTCTGACATCCTACCCTTTTACATGTATGTAAACATACACATTACTTCCTTTGTCCTTTATTAAATAGGTGATAGCCTCTGCAGTTAGAGACTAGCCACCTATTTAGAAGCCCATTTCTTCTGGCttgatcattttatttatgtgaaattCTGCACAAAGCAATGTAGAAAGATTAGATTTCCATAATCCTGCAACTCTATGGAAATAATTCAGAATACCTATTCTGCTAAACCTCAATAACCTAAATCTGATTAGGCATTAATtactaaaaaattaattaatagaatATGTATTAGAAGGCAGTGACTGTTTTAagcaatatttatataatatcgTGGTAAAAATACAGGCTGGTACATCTGTCATTCTATATGTGTGATCTAACTGGCTTCACAGGATtctattatattaataaaaatgggCAGACTAGCAAGCCTGCTagcttctattaaaaaaaaaaagtgaagaccCGGCTCCTGGCTTCTTTGTTGGACCCACTGTTAATATACAATGCTAATGTGTTTGATCCTTCCCATTTTAGGTGGAATCAGGAGTTTCTGTTTGCGAGGATTTGGAAAAGGACTTCAGTTTCTATATCCTTTATGGTTCCTTAGGTTCTGCTTTATTCTCCCCAAACAAAAATGAACACTTCCTTCAAGGGAGCATCTTTCCTGTCACAAATGGAAAGTGCCATTGATTGGCTGGGAGAAAATGCCAGTTGGGTTCCATCAATGGAGGATCAAAGCTGCAATCACACAACCCAGAATGGAACCAATATCTCCAGTGCAGAATGGGGAGGGCCAAGAGGAAGAGTCACTAAATGGCTAGGGGGCAATCCCCACATCATGGCAAAGATTGTGCTGTCTTTTGCATATGCTGTCATCATAATGATATCTCTCTTTGGCAACTCCCTGGTATGCCAAGTTTTTGTCAAGCACAAGGAAATCAAGAAATCAACAGGCCTTCTCATCTTCAATCTGGCAATATCTGACATTTTGATAATCCTGCTCAACAGTCCGTTTGCTCTGGTGAGTCATTTATATTGAGTTGGTTTCAGCACTTAAGAATGAAGCTGCTCCATTTTAAGGGTGGGTGATGGaacatagaaaacaaacaggaatatTCGTGCCTGGGGCCTCCATTCTAAACTCTAGCTTCTCTGTAATGTTTAAGgacaatattttaataattaatctattctccttccccattttcttgatttcttaccCTAGGCTCGTTTcctgagtggacagtgggttTTTGGTAGGATCATGTGTCATGTCAGTCGGTTTGCTCAGTACTGCTCCCTCCATGTTTCGACTCTTACACTGATGGCAGTTGCTATGGACCGGCACCGGGTAAGATGACTTGGGGACACTTCTGAATAAAAGTGCAGCGAGTGAGAAATAGCCAGAAAGTTTAGACATCTTACATAAATCCACAGGGTGGAAACATCTTTGAGAATAGAATGTTCTCAGACACTTTTCCACACTGTAGTACATACTCTTACAGCTGGAGACCATTTAGAATTTCAGAGCTTTGagactatatatgtgtgttttattcattctttcttttctccctaaaCTACCTTCAATCCATCGGCGTTTATATTGGAATAAGATAAATTAATAGTCCAAGTAAATTCTGTAATCCAAGCAGAAACTTATTAACCTGTGTCAGATTATGTAAACCACACTGACCTGGACTGATTCAGGAAGGCTGTTGCTTCTCTTTTGTAGGTAATTCTGCACCCAATGAAACCAAGGCTAACCCACTCCCAAAGCCTATTTGTTGTTGGCGTGATCTGGAGTATTGCAGTGTTCCTTGCTCTGCCACACGCAATTTACCAAAATCTGTTCACTCTCGTCAACATGTAAGTCAGACATAATGGCTAAtttcacctttttctttctagagACTCCCAGGAAGTTCACATTTGTTATGTTCTTAACTTCACTTTCATCACTTCCCCATTTTCCTGAATAGAAGATAATGGTGCCATTTTCTAATTCCAATGTGTTAGTGGAACCAAGAGGATGGACAATCAAGATAACTGGCAATGAGGAATCTGGTTGTCTTCAGTTTAATCTATACCTAGAATAGACCTGCAAGAGATAACATTTTAGTTAAccttcttaattttaaaattgaagaaattAAGACCTAAAGTTTCAAGGGTCTGGGATTTTATATGGACATACTCTGCAAAGCAGCTACTagaagtgtccaggtgttcattcAGTTAGTCTTGTTATCTTAATTTCTATTCTGCTTTCCTCCAGGGATGGTGAAGTCAGGAGCTActgcctcccttcctttcctggaCCCAGCACACTGGTTTCGAAGTATGTGGACCTTGGGACATTTATCTTGTTGTATATCCTGCCACTTCTGGTGATTGTTGTAACCTATTCTCACCTAGGAAAGAGGTTGTGGATTCAAAATGCTATTGGTGATGCATCTGCTCGTCAACTTATGGCACACTACCAGAAGCGCAAGAAGAGCATCCGAATGCTGATACTTATTGTATTGGTCTTTGCAGTTTGTTGGTTTCCACTAAATTTCTATGTGGTTCTTATTTCCAGTGCAGGTGTAGAAAATGATAGTGTGCTTTTCTATGCCTTTCATTGGTTTGCAATGAGCAGCACCTGCTACAATCCTTTCATCTACTGTTGGCTCAACAGGAGCTTCCGTGCCAAACTAAGATCTATATCATCTTTCAGGATGCAATCGCTGTTTGTGTGCAGTAGCTCCCAGGTTCAGCAAATAAAACCACAGGAGAGTCATGAGCTTCGGGAGCTCCAGACATCTTCACTGCTACGAGTTCCCCTGGCTGTTCCAGAGCCCCAGGTTTTTGAGGACCCCAGTTTGGCTACAGGGGATAATTCCCAGGTCTCTGTCCAAGGGGAGTGGGAAGATCCAGATCCCTCTCTAGATGAAGAACCAGGGCCCTCAACCCGGGATACTTACTTTTGCATCCACATGCAGACTACCAGTCACTAAATTGGGCAACCACCTGATCCACTGGAATCTTATTTAATGAGTACCTTGGCACAGACAATTCAGTCAGAGATGGGATAACCTTTAACTTAGATGCTAAGGACTGTGTTTTAATATCATGTGTAGCCTCACAAATCCAATTATGGTTTTGATTCGTCGTTCTGGCAGCAGAACTCTAATTGATTAGTCTGCTGTGCCATAGTCAAGAAAACTGACTGTGCCATACCCTGAAGGAATTTGTTGACTTACCTATCTTACTTACTTTGCAGATGCATTGATGAGAACTAGATTTCCTGAATCAGATTATTTTGTTGCCTCCAGTTTTAACCAGTGATTGTCACTAGTAGAGATAATAAGATGGAGGAATTGTGATTGAAATATATCAGTGTAAAAGAATTACTAGGAAGACTACGTGGTAGCCTGTCTCTGCCAATAGGTACACCTCCCTTTACTTCACTGCCCTTGCGCACCGACTTGGTGCTGCTATATGATTACTTTCTGCATCAACTTAGTCTGAGGCAAATACTCATGTTAAGGAACAAGAAACACTGGCAAATGACTCTGAACTTCTATTACCCCATCTTTGTAAATGTGACTGTAAAACTCAGTCTGTACAGATCTTTGACTTTAGACTGATTTCCCCAGCTTCAGATATCTCATCTTGTGTATAAACTGTAGACTTTATCTGGAGGAACTACTTGATATCTGTACTAGCTAATTTAACTAGTATATACTGGCATATGTGGTCTCTGATGAATttattgaccttttttttttgaactgcCCATCTTGAGTTGACTACCCCCTGATTTTTagtcatatatttgttttaatattttcaatgacAACTAGATTAGCATTTTCAACCCCCAAACTGCTCCATATCAACTATTTGCATCCTAAATTGGAACATGACATAATCAAATGcttacatgtacatacattcatacagttTTATGTTAACACAGATATAAGCATGTATATACTGCTCCTTGTTACCTCTCATGCTATCCACCTGCCTGGTGCTCTCACTTATTTCTACCTGTAATTTCCATGCTAATTGAGCTTAGACAAGATTTCATGCCTTAAAGTGAAGTCTTGCAGGCTCTGAGATTGTGGCAACTTTTTGCCTCTGGAATCAGCATTTCTTTACAGTTGGTGCTTCACTTCtttctttgatttgattttatgtttttttatgcTGTATATCTCCCTGTGAAAATTATACAGATTCCTAATCTGAATTGTGCTCTTCTTTGCTAATTCCATTCCTTTGCTGTTTCTATGCTTTGCCCTAACTGTATCACATTGTCACATTAAAGGCACtagttttatttccctttctcatATACAGCATTTCAACTCAATTCACTTTATTTCATATTCTATTCTTTTGTAAGTTATATTAGTTTCATGCTGGGTATGGTATATGTTCTAATGTAAACATACCCCTGTAGATTACAACactgcttctctctccttccaacattTCACCCAGGTGCTCActtttccatatttcttttttctgggcTATTAAACTTGGATTTTGGTTGCTGCCTTAACCAGAGGTTCACAACTTCCTGTGCTGAGGCTCCTCATCTCTTCAGTAATTGAAGCCTCCTCATTTCCGGTGCTTTGTTCCACCCTAGACTCTATCTATCTCTGTTTGCTTCCCCTACTTtgcactccctctccctcttctctcctgcccccctgtctctccctccctcttcgtttttccttgttctctctttttctttcttctatccttcctCTCCTTGGTGTTGCGCTCAGTCTAATATTAATTCATTATTCCTTTCCCTATACACAGATATCCCTCTTTCAGTTTCATATACTTTTTTTTGGTCACAgacatttccttttttcttaggaGAGTAAAccttcttgtttgtgtgtgttatgttgtCTTAGAAAATCCATCAGAGGGCACCATGTGCAAGGATATTGAGAAGAGTCTAACAGTTTCCTTGACATCTCAGCATTCCTTAATGAGATTGTTCTTTCTAGCTGAATGGTttgcttatattttctttgtggaaTAGTTATAATTTAATATCTGATTATAAATGTAGGTACTAGTCTCTGCTTATAAATTTAAGAGCT contains:
- the LOC117695404 gene encoding G-protein coupled receptor 83-like codes for the protein MNTSFKGASFLSQMESAIDWLGENASWVPSMEDQSCNHTTQNGTNISSAEWGGPRGRVTKWLGGNPHIMAKIVLSFAYAVIIMISLFGNSLVCQVFVKHKEIKKSTGLLIFNLAISDILIILLNSPFALARFLSGQWVFGRIMCHVSRFAQYCSLHVSTLTLMAVAMDRHRVILHPMKPRLTHSQSLFVVGVIWSIAVFLALPHAIYQNLFTLVNMDGEVRSYCLPSFPGPSTLVSKYVDLGTFILLYILPLLVIVVTYSHLGKRLWIQNAIGDASARQLMAHYQKRKKSIRMLILIVLVFAVCWFPLNFYVVLISSAGVENDSVLFYAFHWFAMSSTCYNPFIYCWLNRSFRAKLRSISSFRMQSLFVCSSSQVQQIKPQESHELRELQTSSLLRVPLAVPEPQVFEDPSLATGDNSQVSVQGEWEDPDPSLDEEPGPSTRDTYFCIHMQTTSH